Proteins encoded within one genomic window of Argiope bruennichi chromosome 7, qqArgBrue1.1, whole genome shotgun sequence:
- the LOC129976104 gene encoding uncharacterized protein LOC129976104, whose amino-acid sequence MNLSIRLSLFSFVAFIMQIKFGVAQVATPWGSTQLAEGFITNFLRIIARSGAFSPNQLDEMSSIPKTLIEAMEKFSSSNTSSKIKFQALNMVFASAMAEITAEGGSANIELKVGAIENALNFAYKETMGVVNAQFVNDIKSLIYTLAHTTANGVSTASFAKVENYGQDSLKQQETYTSDKIIRINDSILQRETRPELELSNLESSLTPNVPGGYVSTSPFMARLQRPSLQNPYGQQIRGSPVTLNTKRNLQGPPGFEPQESSPPGITSVQDQKGLGGYRERPATSTATDRNLTSAGPLSSRFEVNGLVQQGRGDYKHIKEEQSNQTKSRTIDQESGNDGLIASRNYGVGKLAVGLQGISELEGKRSEIQQPSKTGGQESDGKKTAALFAIDKAEPTRDSKGLIEHGSLGSREYQQNDLQSFVAVNQKSEGYEPNYGLDAAISVSDRVRSFKSVPNRRKPQDSQGPTRKDTEGFNGYGPRVVATVVTDNYESSTGSRRSRPEEPDVQGQFRKENQYEKEIQGQVPSRQMYDIREPYETEYQETNRLEGQISDVNLPVTAGKYESSGGASPFEQGLNIRKTSKVGNLTTNSGLNDGEHKTAATVSTEVGYESTNDTEGLQGLVSNGSTSELLKSYASEFAAAVSGLNTERPIRASRISNSDDNSEISSIASSLVPGIAIKSPAVANSSAQQVSIANQSLSNCNALIQTLLDIISALVNLLGSCNIRQFNDVASILR is encoded by the coding sequence ATGAATCTGTCTATTCGACTTTCTCTATTTAGCTTTGTGGCTTTCATCATGCAAATTAAATTTGGTGTGGCACAAGTTGCAACTCCATGGGGGAGTACGCAGCTAGCAGAAggttttattactaattttctaAGAATCATTGCACGTAGTGGTGCATTCTCTCCTAACCAATTAGATGAGATGTCCTCTATCCCAAAAACACTGATAGAAGCAATGGAAAAATTTAGTAGCAGTAAtacaagttcaaaaataaaattccaagcTCTAAATATGGTATTTGCTTCTGCAATGGCCGAAATAACTGCCGAAGGAGGAAGTGCgaatatagaattaaaagttGGTGCGATTGAAAATGCTCTCAATTTCGCATATAAAGAGACAATGGGTGTAGTAAATGCACAATTTGTCAATGATATCAAAAGCTTAATATATACCTTAGCTCACACGACAGCAAATGGAGTATCAACTGCATCATTTGCAAAAGTAGAAAATTATGGACAAGATTCATTAAAACAACAGGAAACTTATACTTCAGAcaaaataatcagaataaatGACTCTATTCTACAACGAGAAACTAGACCAGAACTGGAACTGTCAAACTTAGAATCTTCTCTGACACCAAACGTACCAGGTGGTTACGTTTCTACATCGCCCTTTATGGCAAGGCTACAAAGACCATCACTTCAAAACCCATATGGGCAACAAATTAGAGGATCACCAGTAACTTTAAACACAAAAAGGAATTTGCAAGGTCCTCCAGGCTTTGAGCCACAGGAATCATCTCCACCTGGTATTACGTCTGTTCAGGATCAAAAAGGACTAGGTGGCTATAGAGAAAGGCCAGCTACGTCAACTGCCACTGATAGGAATCTAACATCAGCAGGACCTCTATCATCTAGATTTGAAGTGAATGGACTCGTACAACAGGGGCGTGGTGACTACAAACACATAAAAGAAGAGCAAAGCAATCAAACGAAATCTAGAACTATAGATCAAGAATCTGGTAATGACGGACTGATAGCATCTAGAAACTACGGAGTAGGAAAACTTGCTGTAGGATTGCAAGGAATATCAGAGCTGGAAGGCAAAAGATCAGAAATTCAACAGCCTTCTAAAACTGGAGGTCAAGAATCTGATGGGAAGAAAACAGCTGCCTTATTTGCAATAGATAAAGCTGAGCCAACTAGAGATTCGAAAGGACTAATAGAACATGGATCTTTAGGTTCCAGAGAATACCAGCAAAATGACTTACAATCATTTGTGGCAGTAAATCAAAAATCTGAAGGTTATGAACCTAATTATGGATTGGATGCGGCTATTTCAGTTTCAGATAGAGTACGTAGTTTCAAATCAGTTCCGAATAGAAGGAAACCACAAGACAGTCAAGGACCAACTAGAAAAGATACTGAAGGATTTAATGGCTATGGACCAAGAGTAGTTGCTACCGTAGTAACCGATAATTACGAATCAAGTACTGGATCAAGAAGATCTAGACCAGAAGAACCAGATGTTCAAGgacaatttagaaaagaaaatcagtatgaaaaagaaatacaaggGCAAGTGCCATCAAGACAAATGTATGATATTCGAGAACCATATGAGACTGAATATCAAGAGACAAATCGTTTGGAAGGTCAAATATCTGATGTTAATCTACCAGTGACAGCAGGGAAGTATGAATCAAGTGGTGGAGCATCTCCATTTGAACAAggattaaatattcgaaaaacaTCTAAGGTTGGAAATTTAACGACAAATTCTGGCCTTAATGATGGTGAACATAAAACGGCTGCTACAGTTTCCACAGAAGTTGGGTACGAATCAACCAATGATACGGAAGGACTGCAAGGATTAGTCAGTAATGGATCCACATCAGAATTGCTTAAGAGCTATGCATCAGAATTCGCGGCAGCTGTGAGCGGATTGAATACAGAGAGACCAATAAGAGCATCTAGAATTTCAAATTCTGATGACAATTCTGAAATTTCATCGATTGCATCATCTTTGGTACCTGGTATTGCTATTAAATCACCTGCAGTCGCGAATAGCTCTGCACAGCAAGTTAGTATAGCTAATCAAAGTTTGTCTAATTGTAACGCCCTTATTCAAACATTGCTGGACATTATATCCGCCCTTGTGAATCTCCTTGGATCATGCAATATCAGGCAGTTTAATGATGTTGCTTCTATTCTTCGATGA